The Agarilytica rhodophyticola genome has a window encoding:
- a CDS encoding disulfide bond formation protein B, giving the protein MMNVNYRNILQTGQTLWFWLVVFILCVGLDLGALFYQHVLHVYPCELCIYTRVWLFAIALVALLAMFVKTWLPARILMSLSALILALGLALETWNLIVVEYSIGNGGSCAFFANFPEWAPLDKWMPAVFEVQDFCQATPKVFWFISMAHVLALVSLSLIIAFSAALIGDVLSIVNKD; this is encoded by the coding sequence ATGATGAATGTTAATTACCGCAACATATTACAAACAGGACAAACACTTTGGTTTTGGCTGGTAGTATTTATTCTGTGCGTGGGTTTAGACCTAGGTGCATTGTTTTATCAGCATGTTTTACACGTATACCCATGCGAGTTATGTATCTATACCCGCGTATGGTTGTTCGCCATTGCTCTAGTGGCATTATTGGCGATGTTTGTTAAAACTTGGTTGCCGGCTAGAATTCTCATGAGTCTTAGCGCATTGATACTAGCATTGGGCTTAGCACTAGAAACTTGGAATTTAATTGTTGTCGAATACAGTATTGGCAATGGTGGTTCTTGTGCTTTTTTTGCTAACTTTCCTGAATGGGCACCATTAGATAAATGGATGCCAGCCGTTTTTGAAGTGCAAGATTTTTGTCAGGCGACACCAAAAGTTTTCTGGTTTATTTCTATGGCACACGTACTTGCTTTGGTCAGTTTGAGTTTGATTATTGCGTTTAGTGCAGCTTTAATTGGAGATGTACTCTCAATTGTTAACAAAGATTAG
- a CDS encoding PKD domain-containing protein: MKAVQYLTAIALCLSLLPLGAWGQEALLVNNVFDNKDNKEYFVGSSEGTEPLDEINSLDEDEKLEILGSDPSFWWEAQYNDPDISLGDPTEVLITFNYRPEKDWTGNFTAEYRVGDSILASTVLPGNSSGKINNFVWDLSSIITTRNQLVEGRLRFINDDPDNGKKIFMNFSQMDVELGDAIPNQTPRPMFSFVCSELSCDFTNSSSDADGVIRSYAWSFGDGNQSADINPRHTYLNSGTYTVSLTVTDDDGSMASVQQGLSVLMLPNVNQAPVVTAGSAQTITLPATALLSGTISDDGLPNPPGEVSAMWSLVSGPATVNFNNANQASTSVSFTEAGSYVLQLQGNDSELSSQATVAINVNPEPSANQAPVVAISAPVNDTRFTDGETVTFTGNANDFEDGNISNSLQWTSSIDGAIGMGDSITINTLSIGTHIITATVTDSGLLTANAAISIVVASASTLQDWPAEPDNQATVLTDLDSEFRADLSGAHWNPVTRTLWVCTNNGPGKFWALKENGRGGFEIDSNTSGIAKWQHDADLEGITQVDYRQPYVYLMQERDNIIHQFDISEFGVTKSVHRWDVSEYVGNNGNKGPEGITFVPDSWLQNRGFRDATGQLYTSKNGMNGLMFVAREKGGIIYVFDLDPNNDRNITFVGSYATGREQNAGLEFDRSSGILYILHNTGPNYLELSDLSSVASSNGNRQFNTRVEYIAPNSSNLEGFAVSPKDTNENWAFFTDDNNANNAALLWFKQFSPPSF; the protein is encoded by the coding sequence ATGAAAGCAGTTCAATATTTAACAGCGATAGCCTTGTGCTTATCTTTGTTGCCATTAGGTGCTTGGGGACAGGAGGCTTTATTAGTAAATAATGTCTTCGACAATAAAGATAATAAAGAGTACTTTGTGGGTAGCTCAGAAGGTACTGAGCCTTTAGATGAGATAAATTCTCTAGATGAAGATGAAAAACTAGAAATACTGGGAAGCGACCCATCATTTTGGTGGGAAGCTCAATATAATGATCCAGATATTAGCCTTGGTGATCCAACCGAGGTTTTAATTACCTTCAACTATCGACCAGAGAAAGATTGGACAGGCAACTTTACTGCAGAGTATCGTGTAGGCGACAGTATTTTGGCATCTACAGTTTTGCCAGGTAATAGTTCGGGTAAAATTAATAATTTCGTATGGGATTTATCTTCTATTATTACGACCAGGAACCAACTGGTCGAGGGTCGGCTACGATTTATTAATGATGACCCCGATAACGGCAAAAAAATATTTATGAATTTCTCGCAAATGGATGTGGAGTTGGGGGATGCGATACCCAATCAAACGCCTAGGCCAATGTTTAGTTTTGTCTGTTCGGAATTAAGCTGTGATTTTACCAATAGCTCCAGCGATGCAGACGGTGTAATCAGAAGTTATGCCTGGAGTTTTGGTGATGGTAACCAATCAGCAGATATCAACCCGAGGCATACTTATTTAAATTCGGGTACCTACACTGTAAGCCTGACAGTAACAGACGATGATGGTTCTATGGCCAGTGTTCAGCAAGGCCTCAGTGTCTTGATGTTACCTAATGTTAATCAGGCACCTGTGGTGACTGCGGGATCTGCACAAACGATTACACTTCCCGCCACCGCATTACTTAGTGGCACCATAAGCGATGATGGTTTACCAAATCCTCCCGGAGAGGTGTCCGCTATGTGGAGTCTAGTTAGTGGCCCGGCAACCGTGAATTTTAATAATGCCAATCAAGCTAGCACCAGTGTAAGTTTTACCGAAGCAGGAAGTTATGTTTTGCAACTACAAGGGAATGATAGTGAGTTGAGTTCGCAAGCAACAGTAGCAATTAACGTTAACCCAGAACCGAGTGCTAACCAGGCGCCAGTAGTAGCAATTAGTGCGCCTGTTAATGATACACGTTTTACAGATGGCGAAACTGTTACCTTTACCGGTAATGCCAATGATTTTGAAGATGGCAATATCAGCAATAGTTTGCAGTGGACTTCAAGTATCGATGGCGCCATTGGTATGGGTGATAGTATTACTATTAACACATTAAGTATTGGAACTCATATTATAACAGCAACAGTGACCGATAGCGGTCTTCTAACTGCGAATGCAGCTATAAGCATTGTTGTTGCTTCTGCGTCAACACTGCAAGACTGGCCGGCAGAACCAGACAATCAAGCGACAGTATTAACTGATTTGGATAGTGAGTTTCGTGCAGATTTAAGTGGTGCTCATTGGAATCCAGTTACCAGAACATTGTGGGTTTGTACCAACAACGGGCCTGGTAAGTTCTGGGCGCTGAAAGAAAATGGCCGAGGTGGATTTGAGATAGATTCAAATACAAGTGGTATCGCTAAGTGGCAGCACGATGCCGACCTTGAGGGAATTACGCAGGTGGACTATCGCCAGCCCTATGTTTATCTGATGCAGGAACGAGACAATATTATTCATCAATTTGATATTTCAGAATTTGGTGTTACTAAAAGTGTGCATCGTTGGGATGTTAGTGAATATGTTGGTAATAACGGTAATAAAGGCCCCGAAGGCATTACTTTCGTACCTGATTCATGGCTGCAAAACAGAGGCTTTAGAGATGCTACGGGACAACTTTATACCAGTAAAAACGGTATGAACGGTTTAATGTTTGTGGCTCGTGAAAAAGGCGGGATTATTTATGTATTCGATCTAGACCCGAATAATGATCGTAATATTACTTTCGTCGGTAGTTATGCTACTGGACGTGAGCAAAACGCAGGGCTGGAGTTTGATCGCTCCAGTGGCATACTTTATATATTACACAATACTGGGCCTAACTATCTCGAACTTAGCGACTTAAGCTCAGTTGCATCTAGCAATGGTAACCGTCAATTTAACACAAGAGTCGAATATATCGCACCAAATAGTAGTAACTTAGAAGGCTTTGCAGTAAGCCCAAAAGATACAAACGAAAACTGGGCATTTTTTACCGATGATAATAATGCAAATAATGCCGCTTTATTATGGTTTAAACAGTTTTCTCCACCGTCTTTCTAA